The Macaca fascicularis isolate 582-1 chromosome 11, T2T-MFA8v1.1 genome includes a region encoding these proteins:
- the RHOF gene encoding rho-related GTP-binding protein RhoF isoform X1: MDAPGTPAPTAAPGPGRKELKIVIVGDGGCGKTSLLMVYSQGSFPEHYAPSVFEKYTASVTVGSKEVTLNLYDTAGQEDYDRLRPLSYQNTHLVLICYDVMNPTSYDNVLIKWFPEVTHFCRGIPMVLIGCKTDLRKDKEQLRKLRAAQLEPITYMQGLSACEQIRAALYLECSAKFRENVEDVFREAAKVALSALKKAQRHKKHRLCLLL, translated from the exons ATGGATGCCCCCGGGACCCCGGCCCCGACCGCCGCCCCCGGTCCGGGCAGGAAGGAACTGAAGATCGTGATCGTGGGTGACGGCGGCTGCGGCAAGACCTCGCTGCTCATGGTGTACAGCCAGGGCTCCTTCCCCGAG CACTATGCCCCGTCGGTGTTCGAGAAGTACACGGCCAGCGTGACCGTTGGCAGCAAGGAGGTCACCCTGAATCTCTACGACACGGCCG GGCAGGAAGACTATGACCGGCTGCGGCCCCTGTCCTACCAGAACACCCACCTCGTGCTCATCTGCTATGACGTCATGAACCCCACCAGCTACGACAACGTCCTCATCAAG TGGTTCCCTGAGGTCACGCACTTCTGCCGCGGGATCCCCATGGTGCTCATTGGCTGCAAGACAGACCTGAGGAAGGACAAGGAGCAGCTGCGGAAGCTCCGGGCTGCCCAGCTGGAGCCCATCACCTACATGCAG GGCCTGAGCGCCTGCGAACAGATCCGAGCTGCTCTCTACCTGGAATGTTCCGCCAAGTTTCGTGAGAATGTGGAGGACGTCTTCCGGGAGGCCGCCAAGGTGGCTCTCAGCGCTCTGAAGAAGGCGCAGCGGCACAAGAAGCACCGGCTCTGCCTGCTGCTCTGA
- the RHOF gene encoding rho-related GTP-binding protein RhoF isoform X3, with the protein MREGQEDYDRLRPLSYQNTHLVLICYDVMNPTSYDNVLIKWFPEVTHFCRGIPMVLIGCKTDLRKDKEQLRKLRAAQLEPITYMQGLSACEQIRAALYLECSAKFRENVEDVFREAAKVALSALKKAQRHKKHRLCLLL; encoded by the exons ATGAGAGAAG GGCAGGAAGACTATGACCGGCTGCGGCCCCTGTCCTACCAGAACACCCACCTCGTGCTCATCTGCTATGACGTCATGAACCCCACCAGCTACGACAACGTCCTCATCAAG TGGTTCCCTGAGGTCACGCACTTCTGCCGCGGGATCCCCATGGTGCTCATTGGCTGCAAGACAGACCTGAGGAAGGACAAGGAGCAGCTGCGGAAGCTCCGGGCTGCCCAGCTGGAGCCCATCACCTACATGCAG GGCCTGAGCGCCTGCGAACAGATCCGAGCTGCTCTCTACCTGGAATGTTCCGCCAAGTTTCGTGAGAATGTGGAGGACGTCTTCCGGGAGGCCGCCAAGGTGGCTCTCAGCGCTCTGAAGAAGGCGCAGCGGCACAAGAAGCACCGGCTCTGCCTGCTGCTCTGA
- the RHOF gene encoding rho-related GTP-binding protein RhoF isoform X4, which produces MDAPGTPAPTAAPGPGRKELKIVIVGDGGCGKTSLLMVYSQGSFPEHYAPSVFEKYTASVTVGSKEVTLNLYDTAGGRLSGEHDRKPWPGGHIERGKRPGGFPSHAASTPP; this is translated from the exons ATGGATGCCCCCGGGACCCCGGCCCCGACCGCCGCCCCCGGTCCGGGCAGGAAGGAACTGAAGATCGTGATCGTGGGTGACGGCGGCTGCGGCAAGACCTCGCTGCTCATGGTGTACAGCCAGGGCTCCTTCCCCGAG CACTATGCCCCGTCGGTGTTCGAGAAGTACACGGCCAGCGTGACCGTTGGCAGCAAGGAGGTCACCCTGAATCTCTACGACACGGCCG GTGGACGGCTCTCGGGAGAACATGACAGAAAGCCATGGCCAGGAGGTCACATAGAGAGAGGCAAAAGGCCAGGAGG CTTCCCTTCTCACGCTGCCAGCACCCCTCCCTGA
- the RHOF gene encoding rho-related GTP-binding protein RhoF isoform X2, with the protein MDAPGTPAPTAAPGPGRKELKIVIVGDGGCGKTSLLMVYSQGSFPEHYAPSVFEKYTASVTVGSKEVTLNLYDTAGQEDYDRLRPLSYQNTHLVLICYDVMNPTSYDNVLIKGLSACEQIRAALYLECSAKFRENVEDVFREAAKVALSALKKAQRHKKHRLCLLL; encoded by the exons ATGGATGCCCCCGGGACCCCGGCCCCGACCGCCGCCCCCGGTCCGGGCAGGAAGGAACTGAAGATCGTGATCGTGGGTGACGGCGGCTGCGGCAAGACCTCGCTGCTCATGGTGTACAGCCAGGGCTCCTTCCCCGAG CACTATGCCCCGTCGGTGTTCGAGAAGTACACGGCCAGCGTGACCGTTGGCAGCAAGGAGGTCACCCTGAATCTCTACGACACGGCCG GGCAGGAAGACTATGACCGGCTGCGGCCCCTGTCCTACCAGAACACCCACCTCGTGCTCATCTGCTATGACGTCATGAACCCCACCAGCTACGACAACGTCCTCATCAAG GGCCTGAGCGCCTGCGAACAGATCCGAGCTGCTCTCTACCTGGAATGTTCCGCCAAGTTTCGTGAGAATGTGGAGGACGTCTTCCGGGAGGCCGCCAAGGTGGCTCTCAGCGCTCTGAAGAAGGCGCAGCGGCACAAGAAGCACCGGCTCTGCCTGCTGCTCTGA